A genome region from Setaria italica strain Yugu1 chromosome III, Setaria_italica_v2.0, whole genome shotgun sequence includes the following:
- the LOC101758494 gene encoding cytochrome P450 89A2, with protein sequence MAAVAYLLFLPLVTCAVLLLLLSVLKPPSKARASGVLPLPPSPPTVPVVGPLLWFLRARNRLEPAIRELHRRHGPVLTLRFLSPRPAIFISGRGATHRALVRRGPAFASRPPAIAPFRVLTSGQTTVSSAPYGPLWRSLRRNLTSGVLSPSRAPLFAPARRRALAALVSDLSRRSEEGGGEAVAVAECIQRAMFSLLTHVCFGRRLHGRRVGEVEAVQRELFASYISFQVFAFCPAVTKRVFWRRWKKVISIRRRQEELFLPLIRARRDRDNSSIPDNGGVYEHEHDESLSYCYIDTLLAHQLPKEEGERALTDAEMVSLCTEFLTASVDTTVTALQWIMANLVRQTEVQAKLLNEINAVVSAGDEDDDVGEEVLKSMPYLKAVVLEGLRRHPPAHFLLSHAAVEETSLDGHRVPAATPVNFSVADVSLDEAVWDRPEEFRPERFLDGGEGVGVDLAGSREIRMVPFGIGRRICPGLGLALLHLEYFVANLVREFKWGTVAAAGVDLAERAEFTVIMERPLRARVARRRRAAVTI encoded by the coding sequence ATGGCAGCCGTCGCGTACCTACTGTTCCTCCCACTCGTCACCTGCGCCgtgctcctcctgctgctctcCGTACTGAAGCCGCCATCCAAGGCACGAGCCAGCGGCGTCCTCCCGCTGCCTCCGTCCCCGCCCACCGTTCCCGTCGTGGGCCCGCTCCTCTGGTTTCTTCGCGCACGCAACCGCCTCGAGCCGGCGATCCGGGAGCTGCACCGGCGGCACGGCCCCGTGCTCACGCTCCGCTTCCTCTCCCCGCGCCCCGCGATCTTCATCTCTGGCCGGGGCGCCACACACCGCGCGCTCGTCCGGCGCGGGCCGGCCTTCGCGAGTCGCCCCCCCGCCATCGCGCCCTTCCGCGTGCTCACCAGCGGCCAGACCACCGTCAGCTCCGCACCCTACGGCCCGCTCTGGCGGTCGCTGCGGCGGAATCTCACCTCCGGCGTCCTCAGCCCGTCCCGCGCCCCGCTCttcgcgccggcgcggcggcgggccctCGCGGCGCTGGTCTCCGACCTCAGTCGCCGGAGCGAGGagggcggtggcgaggcggtGGCCGTCGCGGAGTGCATCCAGCGCGCCATGTTCTCGCTGCTCACGCACGTGTGCTTCGGCCGGAGGCTGCACGGCCGCCGCGTCGGGGAGGTCGAGGCCGTGCAGCGGGAGCTCTTCGCGTCGTACATCAGCTTCCAGGTCTTCGCCTTCTGCCCGGCGGTCACCAAGCGGGTGTTCTGGCGGCGGTGGAAGAAGGTGATCTCCATTCGCCGGAGGCAGGAGGAGCTCTTCCTGCCATTGATCAGAGCAAGAAGAGATCGGGACAACAGCAGCATTCCCGATAATGGAGGAGTATACGAACACGAACACGACGAGAGCCTGTCGTACTGCTACATCGATACGCTTCTCGCCCACCAGCTGCCCAAGGAGGAAGGTGAGCGCGCGCTCACCGACGCCGAGATGGTGAGCCTCTGCACGGAGTTCCTCACCGCGAGCGTCGACACGACGGTGACCGCTCTCCAGTGGATCATGGCGAACCTTGTCAGGCAGACGGAGGTGCAGGCGAAGCTCCTGAACGAGATCAACGCGGTGGTttcggccggcgacgaggacgatgaCGTCGGCGAGGAGGTCCTGAAGAGCATGCCGTACCTGAAAGCGGTGGTGCTGGAAGGGCtccggcgccacccgccggcgcACTTCCTGCTCTCGcacgcggcggtggaggagacgTCGCTGGACGGGCACCGCGtgcccgccgccacgccggtgAACTTCTCGGTGGCCGACGTCTCGCTGGACGAGGCCGTCTGGGACCGCCCGGAGGAGTTTAGGCCGGAGAGGTTCCTGGACGGCGGGGAAGGCGTCGGCGTGGACCTGGCGGGGAGCCGGGAGATCAGGATGGTGCCGTTCGGCATTGGAAGGAGGATCTGCCCCGGGCTGGGCCTCGCGCTGCTGCACCTCGAGTACTTCGTCGCGAACCTGGTGCGCGAGTTCAAGTGGGGcacggtggccgccgccggcgtggaccTCGCCGAGAGGGCGGAGTTCACCGTGATAATGGAGCGGCCGTTGCGCGCGCGGGTAGCCCGGAGGAGGCGCGCCGCCGTCACGATTTGA